GCTGTCCCGCATCGAAGAACTGGGCGCGGAGTTCGGCCGCTGGGCCAGGTCGGCGATCCAGGAATTCGTGGACATCGAGGTCGCGAGCTTCGTGCGCCTGCGCCGGGTGCCGATCAACGAAGGGGAAATGCGCGCCATTGCCGAAGCGCTGACCAAGGAACTGGCCGGCCTGGGTCCCCTGGAGGATCTGCTGGCGGACCCGGCCGTGGAGGATATCCTGATCAACGGCTATGACAATGTCTTCGTTTCGCGGCGCGGCGTGCTGGCCCGCGAGACGCTGCGCTTCACCGACAACCAGCACGTGCTGCGCATCGTGCGCCGCATCCTGGCCCCGATCGGCCGGCGGCTCGACGAGTCCAGCCCCATGGTGGACGCGCGCCTGCCCGACGGCGGCCGCCTGAACGTGGTGATCGAACCGTTGGCGGTGGACGGCCCCATGGTGTCGATCCGCAAGTTCCGCCAGGATCCGCTCAAACCCGCGGATCTGCTGACCCTGGGCAGCTTCGACGAAGAGATCTACCGGCTGCTGAACGAGGCGGTGAAGAACCGCTGCAATATCCTGGTGTCCGGCGGCACCAGCTCGGGCAAGACCTCGCTGCTGAACGCGCTGGCGTTCTTCATCCCGGAAACGGAGCGTGTGGTAACGGTCGAGGACACCGCCGAACTGTCGCTCAACCATCCTCACGTGGTGCGGCTGGAGTCACGCCAGGGCGGTTTTGACGGCAGCGGCGCGGTCAGCATCCGCGAGCTGATCCGCAACAGCCTGCGCATGCGGCCGGACCGCGTGGTGGTGGGCGAAGTGCGCGGCGCCGAGGTCATGGACATGCTGCAGGCCATGAACACCGGGCACGAGGGTTCCATGGCGACCATCCACGCGAACTCCCCGCGCGAATGCCTGTATCGGATCGAGATGCTGGCCGGATTCGCCGGCTTCCAGGGCAGCGAGGACAGCTTGCGCAGGCAGATCGCCAGCGCGCTGGACTTCATCGTGCAGATCGGCCGCCTGTCCAACGGCAAGCGCCGTGTGCTGTCGGTGACCGAGATCACTGGCATGGGCGACAACGTGATCTCCACGCAGGAACTCTATCG
The sequence above is drawn from the Achromobacter xylosoxidans genome and encodes:
- a CDS encoding CpaF family protein — encoded protein: MIMTATIEFGGDGDKGFSASDRYQEVKTAAYEHLLSRIEELGAEFGRWARSAIQEFVDIEVASFVRLRRVPINEGEMRAIAEALTKELAGLGPLEDLLADPAVEDILINGYDNVFVSRRGVLARETLRFTDNQHVLRIVRRILAPIGRRLDESSPMVDARLPDGGRLNVVIEPLAVDGPMVSIRKFRQDPLKPADLLTLGSFDEEIYRLLNEAVKNRCNILVSGGTSSGKTSLLNALAFFIPETERVVTVEDTAELSLNHPHVVRLESRQGGFDGSGAVSIRELIRNSLRMRPDRVVVGEVRGAEVMDMLQAMNTGHEGSMATIHANSPRECLYRIEMLAGFAGFQGSEDSLRRQIASALDFIVQIGRLSNGKRRVLSVTEITGMGDNVISTQELYRHESYATPDGEEKDRWNWLGIHPHTPKLAKLRNEARANDNPPDDRDGGSGGFWSRRR